The following are from one region of the Salmo salar chromosome ssa27, Ssal_v3.1, whole genome shotgun sequence genome:
- the LOC106588555 gene encoding translocon-associated protein subunit beta: MRSLYVFALLALLGLGTGEEGARLLASKSLLNRYAVEGRDLTLQYNIYNVGTSAALEVELSDDSFPPEDFGIVSGMLNVKWDRIAPASNVSHTVVLRPLKAGYFNFTSASVSYLAQEGGHVVVGYTSAPGQGGILAQREFDRRFSPHYLDWAAFGVMTLPSIGIPLLLWFSSKRKYNSPKAKKN; the protein is encoded by the exons ATGAGGTCCCTGTACGTTTTTGCTCTACTGGCTCTACTGGGtctggggacaggagaggagggggctcGTCTGTTGGCTTCCAAGTCCCTGTTGAACCGTTACGCTGTTGAAGGCCGTGACCTCACACTGCAGTACAACATCTACAACGTTGGAACCAG CGCTGCCCTAGAGGTCGAGCTGTCTGATGACTCCTTCCCACCTGAAGATTTTGGCATCGTCTCCGGGATGCTGAATGTGAAATGGGACCGGATCGCCCC TGCCAGCAATGTCTCTCATACTGTGGTACTGCGCCCCCTGAAGGCCGGATACTTCAACTTCACCTCTGCCTCCGTCAGCTACCTGGCTCAGGAGGGAGGACATGTAGTG GTTGGCTACACCAGCGCCCCCGGACAGGGCGGGATCTTGGCTCAGAGGGAGTTTGACAGGCGTTTCTCCCCCCACTAT ctGGACTGGGCCGCCTTTGGCGTAATGACCCTCCCCTCCATCGGCATCCCCCTGCTCCTGTGGTTCTCTAGCAAGAGGAAGTACAACTCGCCCAAGGCCAAGAAGAACTGA
- the LOC106588553 gene encoding uncharacterized protein has protein sequence MDFDYQRLKDVEILKREERISCLPIQPQKHVPRQHSAQDPPTRQTPPIKPRRSLKVPKTLREEVVLPAKQTNGQENETVVKRVPPALTLGGPGPLEPLSPSLRAHTLLWFERTQLPRLCRPGRPMPRWLHGFATRREAEELLKDKQQGCFLLRLSESKIGFVLSYRGKDRCRHFIIEEEEGGRGACYLIAGEKSRHSSLQELVSYYTQFPVGPFNEILTTPCDESSEACEGTVKLGLQDEGGETTKVTENEASLYAPSAPAAVHVQEILASSAPTNDLAPEYAVVKKVLKKSLSQSENQLGEQLVVRNLILPEDVTEPDVSCAGAFGGGEDAFDALYARVNKPPSMLSQTDTSPYVNVGNPPGQEVTASSVPLMHRGSTGDPSYWKLEPLHTYEETPHLVQREEETKEHIDFYAMGRWRDAERSADPQHHLYSEVNLRTREAPSHIPLPARTAPNRPLRLPPRPVNCPPQQDGSVQRCGDPILSSSPSRPGVFLTPCSERPLTKDPSTSIYEQIPERPTSSRPPLPPPNPTTPY, from the exons ATGGACTTTGACTACCAGCGCTTAAAAG ATGTTGAAATCCTCAAGCGAGAAGAGCGAATCAGCTGCCTGCCAATCCAACCCCAAAAGCATGTACCACGCCAGCATTCTGCTCAAGACCCGCCTACCCGCCAGACTCCTCCAATTAAACCCAGGCGGAGCTTAAAGGTCCCCAAAACCCTTCGTGAGGAGGTGGTGTTACCAGCCAAACAAACCAATGGCCAGGAGAATGAG ACAGTAGTGAAGAGGGTGCCTCCTGCTCTGACTCTGGGTGGCCCCGGGCCCCTGGAGCCCTTGTCCCCGTCCCTTCGGGCCCACACCCTGCTGTGGTTTGAGAGGACACAGCTTCCCCGCCTGTGTCGGCCTGGTCGTCCAATGCCCCGCTGGCTACATGGCTTCGCCACGCGCAG GGAGGCAGAGGAGCTTCTAAAGGACAAGCAGCAGGGCTGTTTCCTGCTCAGGCTCAGCGAGTCAAAGATTGGTTTTGTACTCTCGTACAG AGGAAAGGATAGGTGCCGCCATTTCATCATAGAGGAAGAAGAGGGTGGCAGAGGGGCGTGTTACCTCATCGCTGGGGAGAAGAGTCGCCATAGCAGCCTGCAGGAGCTGGTCAGCTATTACACCCAGTTTCCCGTGGGGCCCTTCAACGAGATTCTCACCACGCCCTGTGACGAG tccagtGAAGCTTGTGAGGGTACAGTTAAACTGGGGTTGCAGGATGAAGGTGGAGAGACAACGAAAGTGACCGAAAACGAAGCCTCATTATATGCACCCTCGGCTCCTGCCGCTGTCCATGTCCAAGAGATATTGGCCAGCTCAGCCCCTACGAACGACTTGGCACCAGAGTAtgctgtggtgaagaaggtgctaaAAAAGTCCCTTTCTCAATCAGAAAACCAGCTTGGCGAACAGTTGGTG GTGAGAAATCTGATCCTCCCCGAAGATGTGACAGAACCTGACGTTAGCTGTGCAGGAGCATTTGGGGGGGGGGAGGATGCCTTCGACGCACTGTACGCCCGGGTCAACAAGCCACCAAGCATGCTTTCCCAGACAGATACATCTCCCTACGTCAATGTGGGCAATCCTCCAGGCCAGGAGGTGACAGCGTCCTCCGTCCCTCTCATGCACCGTGGGTCCACGGGGGACCCAAGCTACTGGAAGTTGGAGCCCCTGCACACCTACGAGGAAACCCCTCATCTGGTTCAACGTGAAGAAGAGACAAAGGAACACATCGACTTCTACGCCATGGGGCGCTGGCGGGATGCCGAGAGGAGTGCAG ACCCCCAGCATCACCTCTACTCAGAGGTGAACCTAAGGACAAGAGAGGCCCCCAGTCACATCCCCCTTCCAGCCAGGACAGCCCCCAACCGGCCTTTACGACTGCCTCCCAGGCCCGTTAACTGCCCCCCTCAACAAGACGGAAGTGTGCAG CGATGTGGAGATCCCATCTTGTCCTCTTCCCCATCCCGACCTGGAGTCTTTCTGACACCTTGTTCAGAACGACCTTTGACCAAAGACCCGAGCACCAGCATTTATGAACAGATCCCAGAGAGGCCAACCAGCTCAAGGCCTCCGCTGCCTCCACCCAACCCGACCACTCCTTACTAA